From the genome of Nitrospirota bacterium:
AATAATGTTATAGCTACGCCCTTGTTATGCCTGATACACTGTTTTACTGACTGAACATTTTTTTCGCAATTCAGCAGGGTCTTCCATGAATAAAGGTGACGTACCCTGTGGAAATCGCTGTTTGCAATGTAAGGGTATTTACTAAGACTTATGACATTAAAGACATCATCCCTGTTAGCAATCTCCCATGCGTCGATGTATTTAGAATATTTATCCCTGTTGTTCCATAAAAATAAGGTGTTTCTTGTAATTTCAGATGTATGGTGAGGGTGGCAGGCGATGATTAAAGCATCCTGGGCTTTTGCTTCGAGGAATATCTTTTCATAACTCCAGCATGCAGAGATAAAATCCTTTATATCAAGTATCAGGATATGTGCAGATTTGTCAGAAGAGATATAATTCTTGCTTATCTCTATCCCAGGGATGACAAGCATCTGATATTTGTCCCAAGCCCTTTTGGCCTCTTCTGCTAAGCGGGACATGTATATAGAGAAATTATCCTCCCTTATAGACAGATTAAACCTGCGGGCGATTTTCCCAAATGAACTGTCTCCGTTCACAACGTGGTCTGTTATCGCAATGACATCGAAGCCGGCCTGCCCAAAGAGATCGACCGTCCTGGTTAATTCTACTGAACCATCAGAGTATTTTGTGTGGATGTGAAAATCACACAATAACATTAATAAGATAATAAGATATTTTTATTACACACAGATTAAGGCAAAATTAAGTTTGTGTTACAAGCATTAAAGAAGAAATGGTGACAAAAAAAGGTATAATGTAAATGTTGACGATGCAACTGGAGGCAAATTATGCAGGACAATAAAGGAGCAGTCCCCTGGTCATTCCATCAAAAGCCTGAGGATAGCCGTACAGGTATGAATGCTGAAGCAATTAGACAATCAGTGCTTGATAATTTATTTTTCCAGCTTGCAAAGACCCCTCAGACCGCAACAAGAAAGGACTGGTACATGGCGCTTGCATATACAGTCCGTGACAGGTTAATACAGCGGTGGATTAAAACTCAACAGAGTTATACAGAAGATCTTACGGTTGTAGCATATCTTTCTTCTGAATTTCTTATCGGCCCACAACTTGCAAATAACCTCATTAATCTCAACATCTATAATGAGGTCTCCCATGCAATAGAAGAATTAGGAATGCACCTATTCGAACTTATTGAACAAGAGGGAGAACCAGGGCTTGGTAATAGTGGAATTGGCAGGCTTGCAGCATGCTATCTGGATTCGCTCACAACCCTTCAGATTCCTTCAATAGGTTATGGAATTCGTTATGAATTTGGAACTTTTAATCAGGATTTTTCAGACGGCTGGCAAACAGAGTTGACTGATAAGTGGCTTGTTGCAGGCAACCCATGGGAAATTCCACGCCCTGAGATAGCTTATACAATTAAGATTGGTGGACGTACAGAATCGTATTATGACGAGCAAGATTGTTACCGCGTTCGCTGGATTCCAAAATTCTCTATTAAAGGTATTGCATATGATACACCTATTTCAGGATACAGAGTTTCCAACATAAACACACTGCGACTCTGGAAGTCTGAGTCCATTGAATCCTTTGATTACGAAACCTTTAATGCCGGTGATTATTTCAGCGCAGTTAACGAAAAAATTGCATCAGAATCAATAGGTAAAATACTTTATCCTGATGATGAACCTTATGCTGGAAAACATTTACGTCTTGCACAACAATATTTTCTTGTCTCCTGTGGTCTCCAGGATATGATTCGTCTTCATCTGCTGCGCTGGAAAAATATTCATAGTTTTTCTAACTCTTTTGCAGTTCAACTTATTGATACCAATTCTGCAATAGCCGTGGCAGAGTTAATGAGACTCCTTGTTGATGAACATCTGGTAAGCTGGGAAAAAGCATGGTACATAACACAGAATACCTTTTCATACACAAACCATGCAACATTACCTGAAGCACTCGAAAAGTGGAATCTTCCTATGTTTGCGAGTATCCTGCCCAGACACCTTGAAATAATATACGAGATAAATAGACGCTTTCTTGATGAAATATGGCTAAGGTGTCCTGATAACAATGATAAAATCTCTCGCCTTTCAATAATTGACGAGAGTGATCAAAAATATGTCAAAATGGCACATCTTGCAACTCTTGGTAGCCATGCCATCAATGGTGTTTCAGAAACTCAGTCAGAGCTTCTGAAAAAGACGATATTCCCTGACCTTTACGAACTTTACCCTGAAAGATTTCTCAGTATAACCAATGGAGTGACACCAAGGCGATGGATTGTTCTCAGTAATCCAAGACTTACTAAACTTATAACAAATGTAATCGGAGATCGGTGGATTAATCAAT
Proteins encoded in this window:
- a CDS encoding PHP domain-containing protein, with product MLLCDFHIHTKYSDGSVELTRTVDLFGQAGFDVIAITDHVVNGDSSFGKIARRFNLSIREDNFSIYMSRLAEEAKRAWDKYQMLVIPGIEISKNYISSDKSAHILILDIKDFISACWSYEKIFLEAKAQDALIIACHPHHTSEITRNTLFLWNNRDKYSKYIDAWEIANRDDVFNVISLSKYPYIANSDFHRVRHLYSWKTLLNCEKNVQSVKQCIRHNKGVAITLFRN
- a CDS encoding glycogen/starch/alpha-glucan phosphorylase, which encodes MQDNKGAVPWSFHQKPEDSRTGMNAEAIRQSVLDNLFFQLAKTPQTATRKDWYMALAYTVRDRLIQRWIKTQQSYTEDLTVVAYLSSEFLIGPQLANNLINLNIYNEVSHAIEELGMHLFELIEQEGEPGLGNSGIGRLAACYLDSLTTLQIPSIGYGIRYEFGTFNQDFSDGWQTELTDKWLVAGNPWEIPRPEIAYTIKIGGRTESYYDEQDCYRVRWIPKFSIKGIAYDTPISGYRVSNINTLRLWKSESIESFDYETFNAGDYFSAVNEKIASESIGKILYPDDEPYAGKHLRLAQQYFLVSCGLQDMIRLHLLRWKNIHSFSNSFAVQLIDTNSAIAVAELMRLLVDEHLVSWEKAWYITQNTFSYTNHATLPEALEKWNLPMFASILPRHLEIIYEINRRFLDEIWLRCPDNNDKISRLSIIDESDQKYVKMAHLATLGSHAINGVSETQSELLKKTIFPDLYELYPERFLSITNGVTPRRWIVLSNPRLTKLITNVIGDRWINQFIELRKLETFVDDLDFVKKWIQVKKDNKHHLAKMIYERTDVQINPDSLFDVHMTRFQEYKRQHLNVLHIISLYNKIKKNPQVDITPRTFIFGGKASPGYFIANLIIKLINSVAEVVNNDPDVSERLKVVFFPNFNIKNSHNIYIAADLSEQISLAGREASGTGSMKFSMNGALTIGTLNGSNIEIREEVGADNFFLFGLTPEEVVSMKSQGYNPMNYYNANHELKEVIDLITSGFFFRKDVNLFKPLIDSLLCRDEYMVLADYQSYIESQNLVSMAFKDQNKWAKMSLLTVARMGKFSSDRAIHEYNEKIWHAEPFKIDIDIDTKRS